From a single Carassius carassius chromosome 8, fCarCar2.1, whole genome shotgun sequence genomic region:
- the LOC132144909 gene encoding thrombospondin-1-like, whose product MTLKGLVLCLLFWSSVTSRRIEMPDDDTVFDLFELTHVDKKQHGVSLVKGPDPNSPAYKILNPNLIPSVPELSFKDLVYSIQSERGFIFTANLKQAKRTRGSLVSVERTDGTGSVFEIISNGKANTVDLVYWTESGQHVVSIEDVNVANGHWKNITVFVQEDRAQVHVGCEEINTQELDAPIQQILNQESADISSLRIAKGAAKTDRFLGVLQNVRFVFGTTLDAILRNKGCESSSFITDVMALKNPLIGSSPAIRTDYTGHKSKDLQDICGFSCDHLSSMFKELKGLGMVVKQLSNELRQVKAEKEGDCLHNGIVHRDKDEWTVDSCTHCTCQNSATVCHDISCPLMPCANATVPDGECCPRCGTPNDAAVDSWSPWSEWTHCSVTCGRGIQQRGRSCDRINSNCDGTSVQTRDCYMQECDKRFKQDGGWSHWSPWSSCSVTCGEGVITRIRLCNSPTPQMGGKDCEGDGRQTELCQKDACPVNGGWGPWSPWDSCSVTCGGGLQRRHRLCNSPAPKYGGKECMGDSKGTRLCNAQSCPVDGCLSNPCFAGTKCTSFPDGSWKCGECPVGYTGDGVHCQDIDECKEVPDACFVLNGVHQCVNTEPGYNCLPCPPRYSGQQPFGRGSEQAIANKQVCTPRNPCEDGTHDCNKNANCIYLGIFSDIMYRCECKPGYAGNGYICGGDSDLDGWPNTDLHCVENATYHCKKDNCPDLPNSGQEDYDKDGIGDACDNDDDNDGIPDEQDNCPFIFNPRQYDHDHDQVGDSCDNCPYDSNPEQTDTDNNGEGDACAIDIDGDGILNEKDNCPYVYNTDQRDNDGDGVGDHCDNCPLEHNPDQIDSDSDNIGDKCDNNQDIDEDGHQNNLDNCPYIPNANQVDHDKDGKGDACDHDDDNDGVPDDKDNCRLAFNPDQLDSDGDGRGDVCKDDFDVDNVPDMYDVCPENFGISETDFRRFQMVPLDPTGTSQIDPNWVVRHQGKELLQTVNCDPGIAVGYDEFNAVDFSGTFFINTDRDDDYAGFVFGYQSSSRFYVVMWKQITQTYWSHTPTKAQGYSGLSVKVVNSTTGPGEHLRNALWHTGDTEGQVRTLWHDPKNIGWKDYTAYRWQLIHRPKTGHIRVIMYEGKKVLADSGSIYDKTYAGGRLGLFVFSQEMVYFSDLKYECRDAS is encoded by the exons ATGACTCTGAAAGGACTCGTTTTGTGCCTCTTGTTCTGGAGCTCCGTGACCAGCAGACGCATAG AAATGCCGGATGATGACACCGTGTTCGACCTGTTTGAGCTCACTCATGTCGACAAGAAGCAACACGGGGTGAGCTTAGTGAAGGGACCCGATCCAAACAGCCCCGCGTACAAGATCCTGAACCCGAACCTGATCCCCTCGGTGCCCGAGCTCTCCTTCAAGGACCTGGTGTACTCCATCCAGAGCGAGAGAGGCTTCATCTTCACCGCCAACCTGAAGCAAGCCAAGCGCACCAGGGGCAGCCTGGTCTCCGTGGAGAGGACCGACGGCACCGGATCCGTCTTTGAGATCATCTCCAACGGGAAAGCCAACACCGTGGATCTGGTGTACTGGACCGAGAGCGGACAGCACGTGGTGTCCATTGAGGACGTGAACGTGGCGAACGGACACTGGAAGAACATCACGGTGTTTGTGCAGGAGGATCGAGCTCAGGTTCACGTGGGCTGTGAGGAGATCAACACTCAAGAACTCGATGCTCCGATCCAGCAGATCCTGAATCAGGAGAGCGCGGACATCTCGAGCCTGAGGATCGCCAAAGGAGCCGCCAAAACCGATCGCTTTCTG GGAGTTCTCCAGAACGTGCGGTTTGTTTTTGGAACGACGCTGGACGCGATTTTACGCAATAAAGGATGCGAGAGCT CATCCTTCATCACTGATGTCATGGCCTTGAAAAACCCCTTGATTGGATCCAGCCCGGCCATCCGCACTGATTACACCGGACACAAGTCTAAAG ATCTGCAGGACATCTGCGGTTTCTCTTGCGACCATCTGTCCAGCATGTTCAAGGAGCTCAAGGGACTCGGCATGGTGGTGAAGCAATTGTCAAACGAGCTCCGCCAAGTG AAAGCAGAAAAAGAAGGGGATTGTCTGCACAATGGCATCGTTCACAGAGACAAAGACGAGTGGACGGTGGACAGCTGCACACACTGCACATGTCAG aacTCTGCCACTGTGTGCCATGACATCTCCTGTCCTCTTATGCCCTGTGCCAACGCTACTGTCCCCGACGGTGAATGCTGCCCACGCTGTGGAACAC CGAACGATGCGGCTGTAGACAGCTGGTCACCATGGTCTGAATGGACACACTGCTCAGTGACCTGTGGCAGAGGCATTCAGCAGCGCGGACGCTCTTGTGACCGAATCAACAGCAACTGCGATGGCACATCTGTCCAGACGAGAGACTGTTACATGCAAGAATGCGACAAACGCT TCAAGCAGGATGGTGGCTGGAGCCACTGGTCCCCCTGGTCTTCTTGCTCAGTGACATGTGGCGAGGGTGTCATCACTCGTATCCGGTTGTGCAACTCCCCTACGCCTCAGATGGGCGGGAAAGACTGCGAGGGAGACGGTCGTCAGACCGAACTGTGCCAGAAGGACGCATGCCCCG TAAATGGAGGCTGGGGACCCTGGTCACCATGGGACTCTTGCTCCGTCACGTGTGGTGGAGGACTGCAGCGCAGACATCGTCTGTGTAACAGCCCCGCTCCCAAATATGGTGGAAAAGAATGTATGGGTGACTCAAAAGGAACCCGTTTGTGCAACGCCCAGTCATGTCCAGTTG ATGGATGCCTGTCTAACCCATGCTTTGCTGGGACCAAATGCACCAGCTTCCCCGATGGCTCCTGGAAGTGCGGCGAGTGTCCGGTTGGATACACTGGGGATGGAGTCCACTGTCAAGACATTGACGAG TGCAAAGAAGTTCCTGATGCCTGTTTCGTGCTGAATGGAGTCCACCAATGTGTGAACACAGAACCAGGCTATAACTGCCTGCCCTGCCCTCCACGCTACTCTGGACAGCAGCCCTTCGGCAGGGGATCAGAGCAGGCCATTGCCAACAAACAG GTCTGCACACCTAGAAACCCATGCGAGGATGGCACCCATGACTGCAATAAGAATGCCAACTGCATCTACCTGGGCATTTTCTCTGACATCATGTACCGCTGCGAATGTAAACCAGGCTACGCTGGGAACGGTTACATCTGTGGAGGAGACTCTGACCTTGACGGCTGGCCAAACACAGACCTCCACTGTGTGGAAAACGCCACCTACCACTGCAAGAAG gaCAACTGTCCTGACCTTCCCAACTCTGGTCAAGAAGACTATGACAAAGATGGAATTGGAGATGCTTGTGACAATGATGATGACAATGATGGGATCCCTGATGAACAG GACAATTGCCCGTTCATCTTTAACCCAAGACAGTATGACCATGACCACGATCAAGTTGGCGACAGTTGTGATAATTGCCCATATGACAGTAATCCAGAACAGACCGACACCGACAACAACGGTGAGGGTGATGCGTGTGCCATTGACATCGATGGTGATG GCATCCTGAATGAGAAGGACAACTGTCCATATGTGTACAACACTGACCAGAGAGACAATGACGGAGACGGAGTCGGTGACCACTGTGACAACTGCCCACTGGAGCACAACCCTGACCAG ATCGACTCTGATTCTGACAACATTGGAGACAAGTGTGACAACAACCAGGACATCGATGAGGATGGACATCAAAACAACCTTGACAACTGTCCCTACATTCCCAACGCCAACCAGGTCGACCATGACAAGGACGGCAAAGGAGACGCCTGTGATCACGATGATGACAATGATGGCGTGCCTGATGACAAAGACAACTGCCGACTCGCCTTCAACCCAGATCAACTGGATTCGGACG GAGACGGACGAGGTGACGTTTGCAAGGACGACTTTGACGTTGATAACGTGCCGGATATGTATGACGTTTGCCCGGAGAACTTCGGCATCAGTGAAACAGACTTCCGTAGGTTCCAAATGGTTCCTCTCGATCCCACCGGAACTTCCCAAATCGACCCCAACTGGGTCGTCCGTCACCAGGGCAAAGAACTTCTGCAGACGGTCAACTGTGATCCTGGCATCGCTGTTG GTTATGATGAGTTCAATGCTGTGGACTTTAGCGGCACGTTCTTCATCAACACAGACCGTGATGATGACTACGCTGGCTTTGTGTTTGGCTACCAATCTAGCTCACGTTTCTACGTGGTGATGTGGAAACAGATCACACAGACCTACTGGTCTCATACACCCACTAAAGCACAGGGGTACTCTGGACTGTCCGTTAAAGTAGTGAACTCGACCACAGGACCTGGCGAACACCTCAGGAACGCTTTGTGGCACACTGGAGACACAGAGGGACAG GTGCGTACACTGTGGCATGATCCCAAGAACATTGGATGGAAGGATTACACCGCCTACAGATGGCAACTAATCCACAGACCCAAAACCGGACACATCAG AGTTATCATGTATGAAGGCAAGAAAGTCTTGGCTGATTCCGGAAGCATCTATGATAAGACATATGCCGGAGGAAGACTTGGCCTCTTTGTCTTCTCTCAAGAGATGGTTTACTTCTCAGACCTCAAATACGAATGCAGAG ATGCATCATAA